The following are encoded together in the Adhaeribacter arboris genome:
- a CDS encoding phosphoribosylaminoimidazolesuccinocarboxamide synthase — protein sequence MQALKETNFHFDKQTGFYRGKVRDVYYFQDKLAVVATDRISAFDVVLPRAIPYKGQVLNQIAATFLKATSDIVPNWVLSHPDPNVTIGINCEPFKVEMVIRGYLAGHAWREYQSGKREICGAHLPDGLRENDKLPAPIITPTTKAAEGHDEDISPKAIVATGIVAEEEYRQLENYTRQLFARGTEIAAERGLLLVDTKYEFGKASGKIYLIDEVHTPDSSRYFYADGYAERQKDGQPQKQLSKEFVRKWLIENNFQGMANQRVPEMDDDWIQSISERYIELFEVVTGQPFQKTDYSQALKRIEANILQNV from the coding sequence ATGCAGGCTCTTAAAGAGACAAATTTTCATTTTGATAAACAGACAGGTTTTTACCGCGGTAAAGTTCGGGATGTTTACTACTTTCAGGATAAGCTAGCGGTAGTGGCCACGGATCGTATATCTGCTTTTGATGTGGTATTACCGCGGGCCATTCCGTATAAAGGCCAGGTACTAAACCAAATTGCGGCCACCTTTTTAAAAGCTACCTCGGATATTGTGCCTAATTGGGTATTATCTCATCCGGATCCTAATGTTACTATCGGCATTAATTGCGAGCCGTTTAAAGTAGAAATGGTTATCCGGGGTTACTTGGCGGGCCATGCCTGGCGGGAATACCAAAGCGGTAAACGCGAAATTTGCGGGGCTCACTTACCGGATGGCTTGCGCGAAAACGATAAGCTACCCGCGCCTATTATCACTCCTACCACCAAAGCGGCCGAAGGACACGACGAAGATATTTCGCCGAAAGCCATTGTGGCAACCGGAATTGTGGCGGAAGAAGAGTACCGCCAGTTAGAAAATTATACCCGCCAATTATTTGCCCGGGGTACAGAAATAGCCGCGGAGCGCGGTTTATTACTCGTAGATACCAAATACGAATTTGGGAAAGCCAGTGGCAAAATTTATTTGATTGACGAAGTACATACCCCTGACTCCTCGCGTTATTTTTATGCCGATGGTTATGCCGAACGGCAAAAAGACGGCCAGCCGCAAAAACAATTATCGAAAGAGTTTGTTCGTAAATGGTTAATCGAAAATAATTTTCAAGGAATGGCCAACCAACGCGTACCCGAGATGGACGATGACTGGATTCAAAGTATTTCGGAGCGCTATATTGAATTATTTGAGGTGGTTACCGGGCAGCCTTTTCAGAAGACAGATTATAGCCAGGCGCTTAAACGGATTGAAGCTAATATATTGCAAAATGTTTAA
- the lysA gene encoding diaminopimelate decarboxylase, protein MKGNPHMLNLAEQNWNGQNTPFYFYDLHLLRQTLQAARTEADRYGYHVHYALKANSNEPILKLIRETGFGADCVSGNEIKQALATGFRPAQIVFAGVGKSDAEINYALEQDIFCFNCESMQELEIISELAQQQNKIARIALRINPNVNANTHKYITTGLEENKFGINTWELADVITLLRRLPNLELLGSHFHIGSQITDLQVFEKLCVRVNEIQQWFREQGIYLKHLNVGGGLGVDYRSPEENPMPDFAAYFAIFNEHLAVEPDQIVHFELGRALVAQCGALLSKVLYIKKGQKKNFAILDAGMTELIRPMLYQAYHKIDNLSSTLPKQVYDVVGPICESSDCFAQDVALPETKRNDLIAIRTAGAYAEVMASNYNLRDKAPAVYR, encoded by the coding sequence TTGAAAGGGAACCCGCACATGCTTAATCTGGCCGAGCAAAACTGGAATGGGCAAAATACCCCATTTTATTTCTACGATCTTCATTTACTACGGCAAACCTTACAAGCGGCTCGAACGGAGGCTGACCGGTATGGTTATCACGTGCATTACGCCTTAAAAGCAAATAGCAATGAACCTATTCTTAAATTAATTCGGGAAACTGGTTTTGGAGCTGATTGCGTGAGTGGCAATGAAATTAAACAAGCGTTAGCCACTGGTTTCCGGCCCGCGCAAATTGTTTTTGCGGGAGTCGGGAAATCTGATGCCGAAATTAATTATGCCTTGGAGCAAGATATTTTTTGTTTCAACTGCGAATCGATGCAGGAACTGGAAATTATCAGCGAATTGGCTCAGCAGCAAAATAAAATTGCCCGCATCGCATTACGCATTAACCCCAATGTAAATGCTAATACGCACAAATACATTACCACCGGCCTCGAAGAAAACAAATTCGGCATTAATACCTGGGAACTGGCCGACGTAATTACTTTATTGCGGCGCTTACCTAACTTAGAACTGCTCGGTAGCCATTTCCACATTGGTTCCCAGATTACGGACTTGCAGGTTTTCGAAAAATTATGTGTGCGGGTAAACGAAATTCAGCAGTGGTTCCGGGAACAAGGCATCTACCTGAAGCATTTGAATGTGGGAGGTGGCTTAGGAGTAGATTATCGCTCGCCGGAAGAAAACCCTATGCCGGATTTTGCCGCGTACTTTGCCATTTTCAACGAGCACCTGGCCGTGGAACCGGACCAGATAGTGCATTTTGAGTTAGGTCGGGCTTTGGTAGCGCAATGCGGCGCTTTACTTTCTAAGGTGCTTTACATTAAAAAAGGCCAAAAGAAAAACTTTGCCATTCTGGACGCCGGCATGACCGAGTTAATCCGCCCCATGCTCTACCAGGCTTATCATAAAATTGACAACCTGAGCAGTACTTTACCCAAACAAGTGTACGATGTGGTGGGTCCTATTTGCGAATCATCGGATTGTTTTGCCCAGGATGTTGCCCTACCCGAAACGAAACGTAACGATTTAATTGCTATTCGTACGGCGGGAGCGTACGCCGAAGTAATGGCTTCGAATTATAATTTGCGCGATAAAGCTCCGGCCGTTTACCGGTAA
- a CDS encoding aspartate kinase, whose protein sequence is MKILKFGGTSVGSPQNMRLVANLINDADRKIVVLSAMSGTTNKLVEIAGKFSQQQTQEALKLTENLHKIYREVIQDVYTTEKKKFAALDLVLSHFDFIKSLAVGPFSIREERAILAQGELLSTALFQFLLEERNRDSVLLPALNFMRIDENEEPDVKFLQQELAATLAKYPNTHLFVTQGYICRNSFGEIDNLKRGGSDYSASLIGAAVKASEIQIWTDIDGMHNNDPRIVRDTYPIAELSFDEAAELAYFGAKILHPSSVLPAKQKNIPVKLLNTMQPEAKGTTISAQSSGKNIKAVAAKDGIVAINIKSSRMLLAYGFLRRVFEVFEEYKTPIDMITTSEVAVSVTIDNTKYLSEIIAELKEFSSVQIDENQTIICLVGDSIEEVAGTTVKIFDSLKAIPLRMISYGGSKNNISLLISTTDKNRALVALNEGVFEREPAHA, encoded by the coding sequence ATGAAAATTCTAAAGTTTGGCGGAACTTCGGTAGGTTCTCCTCAAAACATGAGACTAGTAGCCAACCTGATTAACGATGCGGATCGTAAAATCGTGGTTTTATCGGCCATGTCGGGTACCACGAATAAATTGGTAGAAATTGCCGGTAAGTTTTCCCAACAACAAACCCAGGAAGCGCTTAAACTCACCGAGAATTTACACAAAATTTACCGGGAAGTAATACAAGATGTATATACCACCGAGAAGAAAAAGTTCGCGGCATTAGACTTGGTGCTTTCTCATTTCGATTTTATTAAATCATTGGCGGTTGGTCCTTTCTCTATTCGCGAAGAGCGGGCTATTTTAGCGCAGGGAGAATTACTTTCTACGGCTTTATTTCAGTTTTTACTCGAAGAAAGGAACCGGGATTCTGTTTTGCTACCGGCCCTTAATTTTATGCGGATAGATGAAAACGAGGAACCGGATGTAAAATTTTTGCAGCAAGAATTAGCGGCTACCTTAGCCAAATACCCGAATACCCATCTTTTTGTTACCCAAGGCTATATCTGCCGGAATTCGTTCGGCGAAATAGATAATTTGAAGCGCGGTGGCAGCGATTATTCGGCTTCGTTGATTGGCGCGGCCGTAAAAGCCTCCGAAATTCAAATCTGGACCGATATCGACGGCATGCACAATAACGATCCGCGCATTGTCCGGGATACTTATCCCATTGCGGAATTATCGTTCGACGAAGCGGCCGAACTAGCTTATTTCGGCGCAAAAATCCTGCATCCTTCCAGCGTTTTACCCGCTAAGCAAAAGAATATTCCGGTAAAATTACTCAATACCATGCAGCCGGAAGCGAAAGGAACGACCATTTCAGCGCAATCGTCGGGGAAAAATATCAAAGCTGTGGCCGCGAAAGACGGAATTGTGGCCATAAACATAAAATCGAGCCGGATGCTGCTGGCGTATGGTTTCTTGCGCCGGGTATTCGAAGTTTTTGAAGAATACAAAACGCCCATTGATATGATCACTACCTCGGAAGTAGCCGTATCCGTAACCATTGATAACACCAAGTACTTATCGGAAATAATTGCCGAGTTAAAAGAATTTAGTTCGGTGCAGATAGATGAGAATCAGACGATTATTTGTTTAGTGGGCGACTCCATAGAAGAAGTAGCTGGTACAACCGTAAAAATATTCGATTCTTTAAAAGCTATTCCCTTGCGTATGATTTCGTACGGGGGAAGTAAAAATAATATTAGCTTGTTAATCAGCACAACAGATAAAAACCGGGCCTTAGTGGCTTTAAACGAAGGTGTATTTGAAAGGGAACCCGCACATGCTTAA
- a CDS encoding beta-ketoacyl synthase N-terminal-like domain-containing protein: protein MSTKKYIVIKGFGSISPLGANSTEVDRAYCQGKPIILPQLFNNSEVPVAAISPENEKLVTSIQQENRLYRNLDRTVLMAIHAARQALQQAGWKQEEEIAVNIGSSRGATSLFEQYYQDFQKDPNHISSQISPTTTLGNISSWVANDLSTEGPVISHSVTCSTALQALANGFAWLQSGMAFRFLAGAAEAPLTPFTIAQMRAIGIYATQPKPEYWCRPLNKEKQNTFVLGEGAALFALEQVPESELSPETIILEAIGFGFEKITSKTGISPEGSNFQKAIRNATQALSVNDSTIDAVVLHAPGTVAGDAAEIYALKAVFGRNLSLVTSNKFLIGHTLGASAALSLEYALWILQHQQYTTFPYPIFIEQSKRTNPIRRIMILAAGFGGNASALIVRKGI from the coding sequence TTGAGTACAAAAAAATACATTGTTATTAAAGGCTTTGGTTCTATCTCCCCTTTAGGAGCTAATTCTACTGAAGTAGACCGGGCTTATTGTCAAGGGAAACCAATTATTTTGCCTCAGCTTTTTAATAATTCTGAAGTTCCAGTTGCCGCTATATCTCCGGAAAACGAAAAATTAGTAACCTCTATTCAGCAGGAAAATCGTTTGTACCGGAATCTGGACCGGACTGTTTTAATGGCCATTCACGCGGCTCGCCAAGCTCTGCAACAAGCAGGCTGGAAGCAAGAAGAAGAAATTGCCGTAAATATTGGCTCGTCTCGAGGGGCAACTAGCTTATTTGAACAATACTATCAGGATTTCCAAAAAGATCCTAACCATATTTCTTCCCAAATTTCTCCTACTACTACTTTAGGAAATATTTCGAGTTGGGTAGCCAACGATTTATCTACCGAAGGCCCTGTCATTAGTCATTCGGTAACGTGCAGTACGGCTTTGCAAGCCTTGGCTAACGGTTTTGCCTGGTTACAATCCGGTATGGCTTTCCGTTTTCTGGCCGGCGCCGCCGAGGCGCCACTTACTCCTTTCACTATCGCCCAAATGCGAGCCATTGGTATTTACGCTACCCAACCCAAGCCCGAATACTGGTGCCGACCTTTAAATAAAGAAAAACAAAATACTTTTGTACTGGGCGAAGGAGCCGCCTTGTTTGCTTTAGAACAAGTTCCAGAGTCTGAACTCTCTCCTGAAACCATTATTCTGGAAGCAATTGGATTTGGCTTTGAAAAAATAACGAGTAAAACCGGCATTTCACCCGAAGGAAGTAATTTTCAGAAAGCCATCCGGAATGCCACTCAAGCTTTATCGGTAAACGACTCCACTATTGATGCGGTGGTACTGCACGCTCCCGGCACGGTAGCCGGCGACGCAGCCGAAATTTATGCTTTAAAAGCAGTTTTCGGGAGAAACCTATCCCTAGTAACCTCAAATAAATTCTTAATTGGGCATACCTTGGGAGCCTCCGCGGCTCTGAGTCTGGAATACGCACTTTGGATTTTACAGCACCAACAATATACCACTTTTCCTTACCCTATTTTCATAGAGCAAAGCAAAAGAACAAATCCAATCCGAAGAATAATGATTTTAGCGGCGGGTTTTGGGGGTAATGCTTCGGCTTTAATTGTCAGGAAGGGGATCTAG
- the bioA gene encoding adenosylmethionine--8-amino-7-oxononanoate transaminase, with amino-acid sequence MNLASRDQQIIWHPYTQMQTASLPLPIVRGKKSWLYTETGEAYLDAVSSWWVTIHGHSHPYIAEKVAEQIKQLDHVIFAGFTHPPAVELAEKLLSLLPNNQKRVFYSDNGSTAVEVALKMAIQFWENQDKPKRLIIAFRDSYHGDTFGAMSVSSRSTFTQPFVQYLFQVDFIDVPIKGKEAQVIEQLTTLVQQGDVAAFIFEPLLLGTAGMVMYSPEVLNQLLKICQQHEVLTIADEVMTGFGRTGKNFACDYLTIQPDIMCFSKGLTGGVMALGVTTCTNAIYQAFLSDNPAKTFFHGHSFTANPIACTAASASLDLFKDPSCLENRQRISQEHEGFREEIKDHAAIKESRQLGTVLAIELNAGQTSYFNNIRQILYSYALENHVILRPLGNIIYVMPPYCTTNEELRQIYDVILGMLSLIANN; translated from the coding sequence ATGAATTTAGCTTCCCGCGATCAGCAAATCATCTGGCATCCTTACACTCAAATGCAAACCGCCAGCTTACCCCTGCCCATTGTGCGCGGGAAAAAAAGTTGGTTATATACCGAAACTGGCGAAGCTTACCTGGATGCTGTTTCATCGTGGTGGGTAACCATTCACGGGCATTCTCATCCTTACATTGCCGAAAAAGTAGCGGAACAAATAAAGCAGTTAGACCACGTTATTTTTGCCGGTTTTACTCATCCGCCCGCCGTAGAGTTAGCCGAAAAGTTGCTGTCTTTGTTGCCCAATAATCAAAAGCGTGTTTTTTACTCCGATAATGGTTCTACGGCGGTTGAAGTAGCCTTAAAAATGGCCATTCAGTTCTGGGAAAACCAGGATAAACCCAAGCGGCTAATTATTGCTTTCCGGGATTCGTACCACGGCGATACCTTTGGCGCCATGTCGGTGAGCAGCCGCAGCACATTTACCCAGCCTTTCGTGCAGTATTTGTTTCAGGTGGATTTTATTGACGTGCCAATAAAAGGAAAGGAAGCGCAAGTAATAGAACAACTCACTACTTTGGTTCAGCAAGGCGATGTGGCCGCTTTTATTTTTGAGCCTTTGTTATTAGGTACGGCCGGTATGGTCATGTATTCCCCGGAGGTATTAAATCAGCTTTTAAAGATTTGTCAGCAGCACGAAGTCTTAACCATTGCCGACGAAGTAATGACAGGTTTCGGCCGAACCGGTAAAAACTTTGCCTGCGACTATCTTACTATTCAGCCGGATATTATGTGCTTTTCCAAGGGCTTGACCGGTGGGGTAATGGCATTAGGAGTAACTACGTGTACAAATGCTATTTATCAGGCTTTTTTAAGTGATAATCCGGCCAAAACTTTTTTCCACGGCCATTCTTTTACGGCCAACCCTATTGCCTGCACCGCCGCTAGCGCCAGCCTGGATTTATTTAAAGACCCTTCTTGCCTGGAAAACCGGCAACGGATAAGTCAGGAGCACGAAGGTTTCCGCGAAGAAATAAAAGACCATGCTGCTATTAAAGAATCCCGGCAATTGGGTACTGTTCTGGCCATTGAATTGAATGCGGGGCAAACGTCTTATTTTAACAACATCCGGCAGATTCTTTATTCTTATGCCTTGGAAAACCACGTAATTTTGCGGCCTCTAGGTAATATTATTTACGTAATGCCGCCTTACTGCACTACCAACGAAGAATTACGACAAATTTATGATGTAATTTTGGGCATGCTCTCACTAATTGCAAACAACTAA
- the bioD gene encoding dethiobiotin synthase has product MKKLFITGIGTDVGKTIVAAIVAEALQADYWKPVQSGNLDHTDTDTVKELISNQRTTFHPEAYRLQLPASPHQAAAAENITLDPNQMLLPKTDNILVIEGAGGLLVPLNSAFLIIDLIAQLKAEVILVSRNYLGSINHTLLSIEYLRQRQIPVAGIVFNGPPTPASEDFISTYSGLTKLPSVLPESEINAATIKRYAALFRSVLL; this is encoded by the coding sequence ATGAAAAAACTATTCATAACGGGTATTGGTACCGATGTGGGAAAGACCATTGTCGCAGCGATCGTAGCGGAAGCCTTACAAGCAGATTACTGGAAACCCGTACAATCCGGTAACCTCGACCATACTGATACGGATACGGTAAAAGAACTAATTAGTAACCAACGAACTACTTTTCACCCGGAAGCTTACCGCCTGCAACTACCGGCTTCGCCGCACCAGGCCGCCGCCGCCGAAAATATAACCCTGGACCCGAATCAGATGCTACTGCCTAAAACAGATAATATTTTAGTGATTGAAGGAGCTGGTGGTTTACTAGTACCCTTAAACTCTGCTTTCTTGATTATTGATTTAATTGCCCAATTAAAGGCCGAAGTAATCCTGGTATCGCGAAATTATTTGGGTAGCATTAATCATACTTTACTTTCTATTGAGTATTTGCGGCAACGTCAAATTCCAGTTGCGGGTATTGTTTTTAACGGACCTCCTACTCCTGCTTCCGAAGATTTTATTAGTACTTATTCCGGATTAACTAAATTGCCGTCCGTTTTACCGGAGTCTGAAATAAATGCCGCTACGATAAAGCGCTATGCGGCTCTGTTTAGATCTGTTTTACTATGA
- a CDS encoding aminotransferase class I/II-fold pyridoxal phosphate-dependent enzyme, with protein sequence MQFPENLQQKLSLRTQQGIYRQLPTSKAAIDFCSNDYLGLARSTALKQLITQEAEQFSNYLLGSTGSRLLSGNHPVYELLEKQLATFHRAEAALLFNSGYVANLGFFSAVPQRGDTIFYDEASHASIKEGIRLSLAKAYSFKHNSLEDLTRKFKHAAGNAYVAVESVYSMDGDQAPLPKLADFCEKKGAYLVVDEAHSNGLFGENGEGLIVEKNLTDKVFARIMTFGKAIGSHGAAVVGSTSLKNYLINFSRPFIYTTALPLHNILAIKSAYSFLPSLQAERNQVKALSRYLNEQLEKFTGNKYLQEPGPINVVFAPNIEQLKKISRNLQENNIDVRPVFSPTVPVGKERLRIIVHAFNTPAQIDLLLGPLANLWA encoded by the coding sequence ATGCAATTTCCGGAGAATTTACAGCAAAAATTAAGTTTACGTACCCAGCAAGGTATTTACCGGCAATTACCAACCAGTAAAGCTGCCATTGATTTTTGCTCAAATGATTATTTGGGCCTGGCCCGGTCTACCGCTTTAAAGCAATTAATAACTCAAGAAGCCGAACAATTTTCAAATTACTTACTGGGTTCTACCGGTTCGCGTTTATTATCGGGCAATCATCCGGTTTATGAATTACTGGAAAAACAATTGGCTACTTTTCACCGAGCCGAGGCAGCGCTTTTATTTAATTCGGGTTACGTAGCTAATCTGGGCTTTTTTTCCGCTGTTCCTCAACGCGGTGATACCATTTTTTACGACGAAGCTAGTCATGCTTCCATTAAAGAAGGGATTCGGTTAAGTTTAGCGAAAGCCTATTCTTTTAAACATAATTCCCTGGAAGATTTAACCCGGAAATTTAAACACGCAGCGGGCAACGCCTATGTGGCCGTCGAATCGGTTTATTCCATGGATGGCGATCAAGCTCCTTTACCTAAATTAGCTGATTTTTGCGAAAAAAAGGGTGCGTACCTGGTGGTAGATGAAGCGCATTCCAATGGTTTATTTGGGGAGAACGGAGAAGGTTTAATAGTAGAAAAAAACCTAACAGATAAAGTTTTTGCCCGCATTATGACCTTCGGGAAAGCCATTGGCAGCCATGGAGCCGCGGTGGTAGGATCAACTTCCTTAAAAAACTATCTTATAAATTTTAGTCGACCTTTTATTTACACCACTGCCCTACCGCTGCATAACATTCTAGCCATAAAATCGGCTTACAGCTTTTTGCCATCGCTACAAGCGGAACGAAACCAGGTAAAAGCTCTTTCCCGCTATTTAAACGAACAGTTAGAAAAATTTACAGGTAATAAATATTTACAAGAGCCGGGGCCGATAAATGTGGTTTTTGCCCCCAACATTGAGCAGTTAAAGAAAATCAGCAGAAATCTTCAGGAAAATAATATAGATGTACGACCGGTTTTCAGCCCAACGGTGCCGGTAGGTAAAGAACGATTACGCATTATTGTGCACGCTTTTAACACGCCGGCTCAAATAGATTTACTGTTAGGTCCTCTGGCAAATTTATGGGCATGA
- the bioB gene encoding biotin synthase BioB — MPNENYGIRTDWEIKEIEEIYHKPILELIVEAATVHRQYQTGSEVQVCTLLSVKTGGCPEDCAYCPQAARYQTGVKAHGLLKDEEVLAAATRAKNAGSTRFCMGAAWREVRDNRDFDRVLGMVTQVNDMGLEVCCTLGMVNEYQAERLKQAGLYAYNHNLDTSGDHYGNIITTRKYEDRLNTIDHVRKAGISVCSGGIIGLGETTEDRIEMLHVLATMPEHPESVPVNALVPVAGTPLQNQPRVPVWDMIRMIATARIIMPKTMVRLSAGRTNLSVAEQALCFLAGANSIFSGEKLLTTPNPDFNEDQAMFELLGLQPRKAFKDAWQPAK; from the coding sequence ATGCCGAACGAAAATTACGGAATCCGCACGGATTGGGAAATAAAAGAAATCGAGGAGATATATCATAAACCCATTCTCGAACTGATTGTAGAAGCAGCTACCGTTCACCGTCAATACCAAACTGGGAGCGAAGTACAAGTTTGCACCTTATTGTCCGTGAAAACCGGCGGCTGCCCCGAAGATTGCGCGTATTGTCCGCAGGCAGCCCGTTACCAAACAGGAGTAAAGGCCCACGGTTTGTTAAAAGACGAAGAAGTACTGGCGGCCGCTACCCGCGCTAAAAATGCCGGTTCAACCCGTTTTTGCATGGGCGCCGCTTGGCGCGAAGTACGCGATAACCGCGATTTTGACCGCGTATTAGGTATGGTTACCCAAGTAAACGACATGGGCTTAGAAGTTTGCTGCACCTTAGGTATGGTGAACGAATACCAGGCCGAGCGTTTGAAACAAGCCGGTTTATACGCCTATAATCATAACCTGGATACTTCCGGCGATCATTACGGCAATATAATTACTACCCGCAAATACGAAGATCGGTTAAACACCATTGATCACGTGCGCAAAGCCGGAATTTCGGTTTGCAGCGGCGGCATTATTGGTCTAGGCGAAACCACCGAGGACCGGATTGAAATGCTGCACGTATTGGCTACGATGCCCGAGCACCCCGAATCCGTGCCGGTTAACGCGCTCGTACCGGTGGCCGGCACGCCTTTGCAAAATCAGCCGCGGGTACCCGTGTGGGATATGATCCGGATGATTGCGACGGCCCGCATTATTATGCCTAAAACCATGGTGCGTCTATCGGCCGGCCGCACGAACTTAAGCGTGGCGGAACAAGCCTTGTGTTTTCTGGCGGGAGCTAACTCCATATTTTCCGGCGAAAAATTATTAACCACTCCCAATCCGGATTTTAACGAAGACCAGGCTATGTTTGAATTGTTAGGACTGCAGCCCCGGAAAGCATTTAAAGATGCCTGGCAACCCGCGAAATAA
- the murA gene encoding UDP-N-acetylglucosamine 1-carboxyvinyltransferase: MASFEVIGGNKLQGEIIPQGAKNEALQILCAVLLTPEPVTISNVPDIRDINKLIEMLTDLGVKVERKDASTYTFTADDINLEYLKTEQFATQGRAIRGSVMIMGPMLARFGVCALPKPGGDKIGRRRMDTHFIGLQKLGANFNYDSQDSFFQITAPNGLKGTYMLLDEASVTGTANMVMAAVLAEGTTTIYNAACEPYLQQLCRMLTRMGAKISGIGSNLLVIEGVEKLGGTEHRMLPDMIEIGSFIGLAGMTGSEITIKDVQIPELGIIPETFQRLGIKMEFRGDDIYIPAQDSYEIDTYIDGSILTIADAIWPGFTPDLISVALVVATQAKGTVLIHQKMFESRLFFVDKLIDMGAQIILCDPHRATVIGHNRKVPLRGINMTSPDIRAGVALLIAALSAEGKSTIENVEQIDRGYQYIDQRLSALGADIKRK; the protein is encoded by the coding sequence ATGGCCAGTTTTGAAGTAATTGGTGGCAATAAATTACAAGGAGAAATTATTCCGCAGGGCGCCAAAAACGAAGCATTACAAATATTATGTGCCGTATTGCTTACTCCTGAACCTGTTACTATATCCAATGTACCCGATATCCGGGACATAAATAAATTAATAGAAATGCTTACCGACCTCGGCGTTAAAGTAGAGCGAAAAGATGCTTCTACGTACACGTTTACGGCCGACGATATTAACCTGGAATATTTAAAAACCGAGCAATTTGCGACTCAAGGCCGGGCTATCCGGGGCTCGGTTATGATTATGGGACCCATGCTGGCCCGTTTCGGAGTGTGTGCCCTGCCTAAGCCCGGCGGCGATAAAATTGGCCGCCGCCGCATGGATACCCATTTTATCGGTTTACAGAAACTGGGCGCTAACTTTAATTACGATTCGCAGGATTCTTTTTTCCAGATTACCGCGCCTAATGGTTTAAAGGGAACCTACATGCTGCTCGATGAGGCTTCGGTAACCGGCACCGCCAATATGGTTATGGCCGCTGTATTAGCCGAAGGCACCACCACTATTTATAACGCCGCCTGCGAACCTTATTTGCAACAACTTTGCCGCATGCTCACCCGCATGGGAGCGAAAATCAGCGGTATTGGTTCTAACTTACTCGTGATAGAAGGAGTGGAAAAACTGGGTGGAACCGAGCACCGGATGCTACCGGATATGATTGAAATTGGTTCTTTTATTGGTTTAGCCGGTATGACCGGTTCTGAAATTACCATTAAAGACGTTCAAATTCCGGAATTAGGTATTATTCCGGAAACCTTTCAGCGCTTAGGCATTAAAATGGAATTCCGGGGCGATGATATCTACATTCCGGCCCAGGACTCCTATGAAATTGACACCTACATTGACGGCAGTATTTTAACCATTGCCGATGCTATCTGGCCCGGCTTCACGCCCGATTTAATTAGCGTGGCTTTGGTGGTTGCTACCCAGGCCAAAGGCACGGTGCTTATTCATCAGAAAATGTTCGAAAGCCGGCTTTTCTTCGTGGATAAATTAATTGATATGGGCGCCCAGATTATACTTTGTGATCCGCACCGGGCTACGGTAATTGGCCATAACCGGAAGGTACCGCTCCGAGGAATTAACATGACTTCTCCGGATATCCGGGCAGGAGTTGCTTTATTAATTGCCGCTTTGTCTGCGGAAGGGAAAAGCACCATCGAGAACGTAGAACAAATCGACCGTGGTTATCAATACATCGACCAACGCTTGAGTGCCTTGGGTGCCGATATTAAACGTAAATAA
- a CDS encoding DUF4290 domain-containing protein, with protein sequence MIANSSFKQELLLREYGRNVQNIVSYILSIEDRAQRSRSAQLLVNLMAKLNPSIRDIQDMQQKLWNHLFVMSDGKLDVDCPYPLSAMEYLNDKPARMDIPHDIPKYKHYGKNVEHLIHKAIEVKDRDEQDAAIISLGKLMKTLYRTYNKDSITDEIILNNIRELSGGKLNMDLAKIEANNLFEVSVKVGSSNNNSNNNSNNNNNNNRKKMLDKQRKKQQ encoded by the coding sequence ATGATTGCTAACTCCAGTTTTAAACAGGAACTGCTGCTGCGGGAATACGGCAGAAATGTTCAGAATATTGTTTCTTATATTCTCTCTATCGAAGATCGGGCGCAACGCAGCCGCAGTGCCCAACTGCTCGTGAACTTGATGGCCAAGCTGAATCCTTCTATCCGCGATATTCAGGATATGCAGCAAAAATTATGGAACCACCTGTTCGTGATGTCAGATGGCAAGCTGGATGTGGATTGTCCCTACCCGCTAAGCGCCATGGAATATTTGAATGACAAGCCCGCCCGCATGGATATTCCGCACGATATTCCGAAGTATAAGCATTACGGTAAAAACGTGGAGCACCTCATTCATAAGGCCATTGAAGTAAAGGATCGGGACGAGCAGGACGCTGCCATTATTTCTTTGGGCAAGCTCATGAAAACGCTTTACCGCACGTACAATAAAGATTCCATTACCGACGAAATTATCCTGAACAATATCCGGGAGCTTTCCGGGGGTAAACTGAACATGGATTTGGCTAAAATTGAAGCAAATAATTTATTTGAGGTAAGTGTAAAAGTGGGCTCTTCCAATAATAATTCTAATAATAACAGCAACAATAACAACAATAATAACCGCAAGAAAATGCTGGATAAGCAGCGCAAAAAACAACAGTAA